From Schistocerca americana isolate TAMUIC-IGC-003095 chromosome 11, iqSchAmer2.1, whole genome shotgun sequence, the proteins below share one genomic window:
- the LOC124553970 gene encoding 26S proteasome non-ATPase regulatory subunit 10-like, with translation MAPLVEVGTVCDRQRLLSERLLTGESVCDEEANILGCELYEAAAAGKVGDMQKPFAAGASLEVGDSDCETPLFMAGSEGRVEAVRWLLKVGAQADRRNYYEQTPLHKAAERGHASVIDLLVAACASADVTDNGGDTPLRLSAEHGHLEATRALLQAGADRGVKNEEQRTPLDVAIKHNRQEVVDILMNYSP, from the exons atggctcctctggttgaggttggcactgtGTGCGATCGCCagcgcctcctgtcggagcggCTCCTAACGGGGGA AAGCGTCTGTGATGAGGAGGCAAACATATTGGGGTGCGAGTTGTACGAGGCAGCTGCAGCAGGCAAAGTGGGGGACATGCAGAAGCCGTTCGCTGCAGGTGCGAGCCTAGAGGTTGGCGACTCGGACTGTGAGACTCCTCTGTTTATGGCTGGCTCAGAGGGCCGCGTGGAGGCCGTGAGATGGCTGTTGAAAGTCGGGGCACAAGCAGACAGAAGAAACTACTACGAGCAAACGCCCCTGCACAAGGCGGCAGAGAGGGGCCACGCGTCCGTGATAGACCTGCTGGTGGCTGCCTGCGCCAGTGCCGACGTCACGGACAATGGCGGCGACACGCCGCTACGTCTGTCAGCAGAGCACGGACACCTGGAGGCAACGAGAGCGCTGCTTCAGGCTGGGGCTGATAGAGGCGTCAAAAATGAAGAGCAGAGAACGCCACTGGACGTCGCAATCAAGCACAATAGACAGGAAGTCGTAGATATTCTGATGAACTACTCTCCCTGA